From the genome of Labedella gwakjiensis:
TGCGATCGTGGCCCCCGTCTCCCCGCCGTCCTGTCGGGCGAGGAGCACGACACGATCCGCGAGCTGCAGCGCCTCGTCCACGTCGTGCGTGACGAGGAGGACGGTCGTCGGTTCGGCGGAGAGGATCTCGAGTAGGAGGTCCTGCATCTTGAGGCGCGTGAGCGCGTCGAGTGCGCCGAAGGGCTCGTCGAGGAGCAGGACGCCGGGATTGCGGGCGAGGGCGCGTGCGAGGGACGTGCGCTGCGCCATGCCGCCCGAGATCTCTCGCGGCCGATGACCCGCGAACTCCCCGAGGCCCACGAGGTCGATCAGTCGTGAGACACGAGCCTGTCCGTCGGCCTTGGAGGTGCCGCGCGGGAGCCCGAGCGCCACGTTGTCGTGCACGGTGCGCCACGGCAGCAGGCGCGGTTCCTGGAAGCCGACGGCGGTGCGCGGATCGATGCCGTCGACCGGCGCCCCGTCGATGCGGACGACGCCGGCGGAAGCCGTGTCGAGTCCTCCGGTGATCCGGAGGAGGGTGGACTTGCCGCAGCCGCTCGTGCCGAGGATCGCGACGACCTCTCCGGGCTCGACGTGCAGTCCGATGTCGCGGAGCACCGGCCGGACCGGCCCGTTGCCGCGTTCCGTCTCGAACGACCGTCCCACTCCGTCGAAGTCGATCGAGACGGCGCGGCTGACGTCGCGTGCGCGGTCTCGCGGGACGGTCGTGGACACGGGGGCTCTCGGGTCGCTCGAGGACGGATGGTCTGGCGGTCATCCAACGCTAGGGCGTTCCCGCCACACGCCTCCCCGTCGGTGAAACGTTCCGTAACATTGCGGCCCTCCGCGACGTCCGGCGCGCAATCGGATGCCTGTCTCTTCCGTTCCCGCGGATACGCGCGTACCCTGCCCTCAACGAGGCGAGGGAACGTCACTTCCCGGCTCGCTCCGACCCGGTGGACGACCCAGGGATACCGATGAGCAGATCGCAGCACAGTCCCGGCATTCTCCGCACCGATCGCTCCGGCGCCGGAGGGAGAACGTCGCGGTCGCGACCCGTCCGCCGGCTCATGCTGATGGGCTCGATGCTGGCAGGGATCCTTCTGTCGAGCACCGTCGCGATCGTGCCGCCCGCCGCATACGCCGACACCGCGCCGCCGGTCGCGGGCACGCCCGAGACCGTCTCCTCCGACCCCCTTCCGACACCGCAGATCGACGGCGTCGTCTGGGACCAGGTGGTGATCGGGAACGTCGTGTACGTGGGCGGCGATTTCCGCACGGCCCGCCCGTCCGGTGCTCCCGCCGGACAGAGAACGGTCGCCCGGTCCAACTTCCTCGCCTACAACCTGACGACCGGAGCGCTCGTCACCACGTTCGCGCCGACCTTCAACGCGCCGGTCCGGGCACTCGCCGCATCGCCGGATGGGAGCAGGCTCTACGTGGGAGGCACGTTTACCGCGGTGAACGGCAGCACCCGCTACAGGCTGGCTGCGTTCTCGGTGGCGGACGGCTCGCTCGTCTCGTCGTTCCGCCCGACGCTCAACTCGGGTGTGAAGGCGTTGGCCGCGACGAACACCACGGTGTTCCTCGGCGGCAGCTTCACCTCCGTGCAGGGCACAGCGCGCTCGAAGGTCGCGGCGCTCGCCGCGTCGACGGCCCAGCTCCTGCCGTTCGCCCCGTCGCCGGCTGGAGGGAACATCGCGGCCCTCGCCCTCTCCCCGTCCGGGTCTGAGCTCGTGCTCGGCGGCAACTTCACCTCGGTGAACGGCTCGAGCAATCCCGGCTACGGCCTCGCGTCGGTCGACGCGACGACGGGTTCCCTCCGTCCGTTCGCCGTGAACACGGTCGTGCGCAACGGTGGAACCTCGGCGGGAATCACCTCGCTCGCCGCCGATTCGACCGGCGTCTACGGGAGCGGCTACGTCTACGGCGGCGGCGGCAACCTCGAGGGAGCCTTCAAAGCGGGATGGGGCGGCGGCGCGACCGTCTGGTTGGAGGACTGCCACGGCGACACCTATTCGATCGCGTCGGCGGGCACCACGGCGTACACCGCTGGTCACGCGCACTTCTGCCGCAACATCTCGACGGGAGGGTTCCCCGACTACTCTCCACCGAGCAAGCACTACCGCGCGCTCGCCTTCACGACTGCGGCGACGGGGACGCTCACGACGAACAGGATCACGTCATACGCGAACTTCGCCGGCCAACAGGCACCCTCGCTGCAGCACTGGTTCCCCGACCTCGCCCCCGGTACCTACACGGGGCTGGGCCAAGGGCCGTGGGACGTGACGGCCTCCGGCGGCTACGTGCTCTACGGTGGCGAATTCATGACAGTGAACGGAACGGCACAGCAGGGCCTCGTCCGTTTCGCGTCGAAGACCGTCGCGCCGAACACGGACGGCCCACGCCTCTCCGGCTCGAACATGAAGAGCACGATCGTGGCGGCCGGTTCCGGGCGGGCCCGGCTCTCGTGGACGGCCAACTACGACCGCGACAACAGCGCGCTGCGGTACGAGGTGATCCGTGACGGCAACACCGCGACTCCGGTCGCGACGGTGGCGGTCACCTCGAATTTCTGGACGAGGCCGAACGTCACGGTGACGGACACCGGCCTGACCCCCGGTCGCAGCTACGGGTACCGCATCCGCACGATCGACCCGTTCGGGAACGCCACCCTGGGCGACACCGTCACGTTCACGGCGACCTCCGGCTGACCCCTGCCGGCGAGCGGCCGTGAACCGCTGACACGGCGACGCTCGCGACGGTGCTCCGCCGCGACCGTCGCCGTGTGGAGACGGGTCAGGCCTCCGAGCCTCCGGACAGTCGCTCGGCCGCAAGGCGCTCGGCCGCTGCGAGCGTCGTGACGCCGTCCCGACCCGCGGTGTCGAAGACGGCGCGGACCGTCTCGCCGATCGCGGTGACGCGCTGATCGAGGGCCGCCCGTCCGGCGACATCGGCTGCCGACGCGAGGTAGATGACGCCGCCGGCGTTGACGATGAAGTCGGGTGCCCACAGGATGCCGCGGGCCGCGAGGAGGTCCGCGACCGATCTGTTCTCGAGCTGATTGTTGGCGGCTCCGACGACGGCCCTGCACGCGAGCTCCGCGACGACCGTCTCCGTGAGGGCGCCGCCGACGCCGCACGGCACGAAGACGTCGGTCTCCACGAGGTGCTCGGATCCGGGCGACACCCACATGGCGCCCAGTTCCTCCGCGAGGGCGCGTCGGGCCGGGTTCACGTCCGTGACGGTGAGGTCGACCCCCTCTGCGTGGAGCGTCCTGGCCACGAGGGAGCCCACGTGGCCGAGACCGGAGATGGTCGCGCGGCGGCCGCGGAGGTCCGACGTTCCGAAGACCACATCCGCCGTGGCACGGATGGAGGAGACCACGCCGTCGGCCGTTGCCTCGCTCGGCTCGCCGACGCCGCCCTGCTCGGGCGGGAGGCCCGTGACGTGTGCCGTGCGCTCCGCGACGACGGCCATGTCCGCTGACGAGGTCCCGACGTCTTCGGCGGTGACGTACCTCCCGCCGAACGACTCGACGATGTCGCCGAGATCGAGGAAGGCGTCACGGCGTGTCTCGGCATCGAGGGTCACGCCCAGGGGGAGATGGATCACGGCCTTGCCGCCGCCGTGCTCGAGTCCGGCGCACGCGTTCTTCGAGGTCATCCCCTCCGAGAGGCGGAGGGCGTCGGCGAGGGCGTCGTTCCACGTGGGGTACGACCAGAGGCGCGCGCCGCCGAGGGCAGGACCGAGGCGAGTGGAATGCACCGCGACGACGATCGTGAGCCGCGAACGCTCACCTGTGGCGATGACGACGCGCTCGTGCTCGAGAGCGGACCCGCGGAGACCCGCATCGTCCTGTCGGTCCGTCGCAGCCGATGGTGCGGGGCGTCGGTCGGTGGATTCCATCGTGCGGGCGGCAGTCGTCATCGTCTCTCCTCGTGGGTGTTCGAAACGCGCTCGGGTGCGAGCGCTCCGGCGAGGAGCTGATGGCTCCGTCGCCGCCGTCCATCCTCCCATGACGCCCAGGCGAGGGGCCAGATCCTGACGCGCCCTAGGCTGAACACATGGGAGGAGTGCTGCTGGGGTTCGGGATCATCGGTTTCGTCATCCTCGTGGGCTACATCGCGGCACGCCTGCAGATCGGCGGCCCCGAGGCGGGATTCGTGCTCAACCGCATCGCGTTCTTCGTCACCGGTCCGGCTCTGCTCTTCACCGTGCTCGCCCAGGCCGACATCGGCGACGTCTTCTCCGTGCCCCTCCTCGTGGCCCTCATCAGTGCCGTCTCGATGGCCGCCGTCTACCTCGTGGTGAACCTCGTGTTCTGGCGCGATCCGCTCGGCCGGTCCACGATCGGGTCGATGGCGTCCGGCTACGTCAACGCGAACAACATCGGACTCCCGGTGGCCGTGTACGTGCTCGGCGACGCGCACTACGTGGCACCGCTCATCGTGATCCAGCTCGTGATCTTCGCGCCGATCGGTCTCGCTCTCCTCGACATCGAGTCGAGGGGATCCGCGTCGGTCGGTGGGATCCTGTCCCAGCCGATCCGCAATCCGCTCATCATCGCGTCGCTCACGGGTCTCGTGATCGCGCTGCTCGGCATCGACCTGCCGGACGCCGTCCTCGCGCCGTTCGAGCTTCTCGGCGGTGCCGCCGTGCCGCTCATCCTGATGGCGTTCGGCATGTCGCTCTACGGGCAGAAGCCGTTCGCGGCGAACGAGGGACGCTCGCGCATCGTCGTCGCATCGATCCTCAAGGCCGTCGTGATGCCGGGCGTCGCGTGGCTCGTCGCGTCGCTCGGCTTCGGCCTCCACGGCCCGGAGCTTTTCGCCGTCGTCACGCTCGCCGCCCTTCCGACGGCGCAGAACATCTTCAACTACGCGAGCCGCTACAACACGGGTGTCGTGCTCGCTCGCGACACGGTGCTCGCGACCACGCTCGCGTCCGTGCCCGTCATCGTGGTGATCGCGGCGCTCCTCGCGTGAGTCATTCGCGCCGATCGACGGGGTAGCGCGGGTCCACCGCGTAGTCGGCGCGACGGCGATCGAGGGCGATCCGCACCTGTTCGAAGCACCGACAAGACCGGTGCGGTGCTCGTGCCGGACTCGGGTGATCTGAGGGGAGACCACGAGGAGCTCGCGGCGCGCGCGTTCCGTCCGTGGGCGTCGGCCTCAGCGGTTCGCCTGCGCCCAGGCGATCGCGCTGTCCGCCTGCTCCCGCGAGATGTCGGTGGTGCCGCCGCAGTTCGAGCACTCGTTGGCGAAGCGCGTGGACACGGGGAAGAGCGGGACGAAGAAGAGTGTGAACCGATTGACGACCCTCAGCACCCGCTGGGGCACATCCTTCGAGCAGAAACGGCAGACGAAGGACACGAGGGCGACGACCGTGGCCTGACGCCGGGTGCCGAAAAGGATGAGCATCAGCCGAAGATCATGGGGCGGTCGTCGTCCTCGGCGGGTTCCACGTCCAGATCGACGACGACGGGGACGTGATCGCTCGGGGCGTCTCCCTTGCGCTGCTCGCGATCGATCGACGCTCCCACCACGAGTTCGGCGAACGCCGGTGATCCCAGCACGAAGTCGATGCGCATGCCCTCGTTGCGGGGGAAGCGCAGCTGCTTGTAGTCCCAGAACGTGTAGCCCGTGGGGACGAGTGGGCGCACCACGTCCGTGAGGCCGGCGCCCTCGAGCGAGGCGAACGCCGCGCGCTCCTCCGGCGAGATGTGGGTGGAGACGCCCGGAATGTGGCTGGGGTCGCCCATGTCCTCGTCGAACGGCGCGACGTTGAAGTCGCCCATGAGCGCGAGCGGCAGATGGGGCTCGGCGGCGAGCCACGTGCGGACGTCGGCCTCGAGCCGGGCGTACCACTCGAGCTTGTAGACGAAGTGCGGGTCTCCGATGGCTCGGCCGTTCGGAACGTAGAGGCTGAAGAGCCGGATGCCGTCCACCGTGGCGCCGATGGCGCGCGCCTCGAGGGGGAGGCCGGCGGCGTCGAACTCAGGCCCCGAGCCGCCGGGGCCCGGCGTGGCCGGCTTGCCGAAGCCCGGCATGCCCTCGAAACTCGTCACGACGTCCGTCATCGGGAGCCGGGACGCGAACGCGACGCCGTTCCACTGGTTGAGTCCGTGGAGGTGCACCTCGTATCCCGCCGCCTCGAACGCCTCGAGGGGGAACTGATGCGGGCGGCATTTGATCTCCTGCATGGCCAGCACGTCCACCTCGTTGTTCACGAGCCAGTCGACGACACGCCCCGATCGGGCCCTGATCGAGTTGACGTTCCATGTGGCGATGCGCATGATCCAACGCTACCGGCAACCGCCGACACGCTCGGCGGTCTGCATGGCTTCGGCATGGTGCGGCTCAGACCCAGCGCGGTCCGACGAGAGGCGGCTCCTCCGCGGGCGTGTGGCTCGCTTCGAGAGCGACGGCCTGTCGCCGGATCTCGTCGGCGACCGTGCGGACCGCGAGCCGCTCCGCCTTGTCGGGGCGGAGCAGCATGAGCACGTGTCGCGAGGCCTCGACGCCCGTGAGCGGCCTCGTCACGATGCCCTTCTCCGGCCCGGACGCGGTGAAGCGCGGCGTGAAGGCGACGCCGATGCCTTGCGCCACCAGCGCCTCCGTGATGAGGTTGTCCGACACCCGCTGCACCACCTCGATCTCGCTCTGCGTGACGGCCTCGAGCTCGTGGAGCAGGAGGTCGAACGCGAACTGCTCGGGGACGCCGATCCAGGGCTCGCCGACGAGGTCGTGCGGGGTCAGCTCGCTCTTCCCCGCGAGCCGGTGGCCGAGAGGGAGGACCACGTCGAGGGGCTCGCTCAGGAGGTAGATGTTGCGGAGGCCGCGCCCGCTCCACGAGCGCTGGCCCGGGAGCGAGTAGGCGATCACGATGTCGTAGTCCGCGGTGAGGCTCGGGAAGTCGGTCATGTCGGCGTCGCGGCTCGTCAGCTCCACGGTGAGGCCGGGGAGGCGGGCGAGCGCCGCGACGGCCGGAGGGACGAACGTCTGACCCGCCGTGGGGAACGTGGCCACCGAGACGTGCCCCGTGGGATCACCGATGTACTCGTCCCACGTCGCTTCCGCGCGCGCGATCGCCGCGGCCACGTCGATGGCGCTCGCCGCGAGAGCGCGGCCTGCGTCGGTGAGCACGATGCCGCGCCCGCTGCGTTCCGTGAGGGGCAGGCCGGCCTCGCGTTCGAGGAGCTTGAGCTGCTGTGAGACGGCGGAGGGCGTGCGATGGGTCGCCGCCGCGACGGCATGGACGGAGCCGCGATCGGCGAGCTCCCGGAGGAGATCGAGGCGGCGCACATCCATGTAGTGATGCTACACAGTCACGGTAGTTTTATTCGCTTGTCGTTCATGGTCGGGAGGCATGTAATGAAGAGGTACAGCTTCTCGTCCCCGATCAGGAAAGGACCCTCTCATGACCGTCTTCCTCACCATCCTCGGTCTCACGGCCGTTTCCGCGATCGCGGGAACGATCGTCACCGTGCTCCGCGACGGCTACCGTCGCGAGCCCGCGCGCACGTACAACCTCGTCTGAGGTCCGTCCGCACTGCGACCCCGAGGCCGCGTCACCCATCGGTGGCGCGGCCTTCGTCGTTTCCGGGGCGTGCCGATGCCTGATGAATCGGAGGGTGGGGCTCCGCGAGCCGCCGATCCGCGGAAGAACGCCCCGCTAGACTCGGTTTCTGTGACCGATGCACGCGAGCGACTGATCGACTTCATCAAGAAGGACGCCGTCTTCCATGGCGACTTCACCCTCACGAGCGGCAAGAAGGCGACGTACTACGTCGACATGCGCCGCGTGAGTCTCGATCACCGCGTCGCCCCGCTCATCGGTCAGGTCATGCTCGACCTCATCGCGGATGTGCCCGACGTCGTCGCCGTCGGTGGGCTCACGATGGGTGCCGACCCGATCGCCTCCGCGATTCTCCACCAGGGCGTCGCAGCCGGACACGCGTACGACGCGTTCGTCGTGCGCAAGCAGCCGAAGGACCACGGACGCGGACGCCAGGTCGAAGGGCCCGACCTCGCCGGGAAGCGCGTCATCGTCGTGGAGGACACCTCCACCACCGGCGGTTCGCCCCTCGCCGCGATCGAGGCCCTCAAGAAGGTGGGCGCCGAGATCGCCGGCGTCGCCGTGGTCGTCGACCGCAACACGGGCGCGCGCGAGATCATCGAGTCCGCCGGTTACCCCTATTTCGCCGCTCTCGACCTGCACGATCTCGGTCTCGAGTAGATGACGAACGGCACCGGTGGAGGCTTCCCCACGGACGGCGACGAGCCGGTCGAGGGGGCCCGAACGAACGCGGGCGACGACGCCGCGGACGCGAGCGGCGCGTCGGATCCCGACACCGAGGGCGTCGAGATCCTCGACGACGGTGCCGACTGGCTCGCGATCCAGCTCGCCGCGTTGCCGGTGGATACGACGGACATCCCCGTCGTGCGCGCGGAGGACGAGCGCTCGCCCGACGCGGACGACGACACGGACGACGGTCTCAGCGATGACGGCCCGGAGGACACGTCACCCGCCACCCAGCGACTCCCGATCCTGCCGGACGACGCCGCGTCGGCGCCCGTCTCCGCACGCTCGTCGGAGCCTGCGCCGACCACGCCGAGCGAGCCGCCGCTCACTCGTCCGCGCGCTCCCGAGCCGATGCCCGGATGGTTCGCACCCTCGTCCCCGCCGCCCCCACGCCCCCCGATGCCGACTCCAGCCGCTGCCGATGAGGTCGAGGACGACGAGTCCGCCGCTCCCGTGGCGGACTCCGGCGACGAGTCCGCGGTCGCGGAGGGCAGCGACGACGTCCCGGCCTCGGGCAACACTCAGGGCGACGCGACCTCCGACGGCCGGACGGTCGACGGCGCAGTCGAGCCGGAGCCCGCCTCTTCAGCGGGTGGGCGCGCTCATCCGAACGCGATCGTCCTGCCCGGACTGCCGAAGCGGGCGACGGGCGCGGCAGACGCGTCGACGCCCGACTCGTCCGCCTCCGCCACCCGGGACGAGCCCGCCGATGAGCCGACGCCGACCGCGGTCGAGAACCCGGCTATGCCGGCCGCGACCCCGGCCCCGCGGTCGGGGATCCCCGAGGACTCGGGCGAGATCGATTTCGGGAGCTTCTCCTGGTCGCTCGTCGCGAACGATGAGGACGACCCGCGCATCGTCCGTGAACGGCGGGAAGCCGAGGAGCGCGCCGCCGAGGAGGCCGAGACCGCACGACTCGCTGCGGAGGCCGCGGCCGCCGCAGCTGCCGCAGGGGCTGCCGCACCGTCCGCCGTGCCGGGATCGGTCGCGGCGACGGACGACGACGAGCGGGAGGGTTCCGACGCTTCCGCCTCGGGAGGTTCCTCCTCGGACGACTCCGCTGCGGGCCTCTCCGCTGCCGAGCCGGAGACGCCCTCCGCCGACGCGGGGCCTCCTGCGGAGGCGCCGACGTGGTCGCGTCCCGACCTCGACGACGCTTTCCCCGCCACCGCGGCGATGTCCACCCTCCCGGCCGACGAGGATCCCGACGATCCGGACGACGAACTGGATGCGGCCGACCGGTTCTCCGCTCTCGGAACCGCGGCCATGCCGGTCTCGGCCGCGAGCGCGGCCGCCGGTGCGGCG
Proteins encoded in this window:
- a CDS encoding ABC transporter ATP-binding protein; this encodes MSTTVPRDRARDVSRAVSIDFDGVGRSFETERGNGPVRPVLRDIGLHVEPGEVVAILGTSGCGKSTLLRITGGLDTASAGVVRIDGAPVDGIDPRTAVGFQEPRLLPWRTVHDNVALGLPRGTSKADGQARVSRLIDLVGLGEFAGHRPREISGGMAQRTSLARALARNPGVLLLDEPFGALDALTRLKMQDLLLEILSAEPTTVLLVTHDVDEALQLADRVVLLARQDGGETGATIAELLTVPGTRPRDRGSSELAELRGRLLDGLGIDRHGSARGIETGTSIPHYPY
- a CDS encoding fibronectin type III domain-containing protein, whose amino-acid sequence is MLAGILLSSTVAIVPPAAYADTAPPVAGTPETVSSDPLPTPQIDGVVWDQVVIGNVVYVGGDFRTARPSGAPAGQRTVARSNFLAYNLTTGALVTTFAPTFNAPVRALAASPDGSRLYVGGTFTAVNGSTRYRLAAFSVADGSLVSSFRPTLNSGVKALAATNTTVFLGGSFTSVQGTARSKVAALAASTAQLLPFAPSPAGGNIAALALSPSGSELVLGGNFTSVNGSSNPGYGLASVDATTGSLRPFAVNTVVRNGGTSAGITSLAADSTGVYGSGYVYGGGGNLEGAFKAGWGGGATVWLEDCHGDTYSIASAGTTAYTAGHAHFCRNISTGGFPDYSPPSKHYRALAFTTAATGTLTTNRITSYANFAGQQAPSLQHWFPDLAPGTYTGLGQGPWDVTASGGYVLYGGEFMTVNGTAQQGLVRFASKTVAPNTDGPRLSGSNMKSTIVAAGSGRARLSWTANYDRDNSALRYEVIRDGNTATPVATVAVTSNFWTRPNVTVTDTGLTPGRSYGYRIRTIDPFGNATLGDTVTFTATSG
- a CDS encoding Glu/Leu/Phe/Val dehydrogenase family protein, which produces MTTAARTMESTDRRPAPSAATDRQDDAGLRGSALEHERVVIATGERSRLTIVVAVHSTRLGPALGGARLWSYPTWNDALADALRLSEGMTSKNACAGLEHGGGKAVIHLPLGVTLDAETRRDAFLDLGDIVESFGGRYVTAEDVGTSSADMAVVAERTAHVTGLPPEQGGVGEPSEATADGVVSSIRATADVVFGTSDLRGRRATISGLGHVGSLVARTLHAEGVDLTVTDVNPARRALAEELGAMWVSPGSEHLVETDVFVPCGVGGALTETVVAELACRAVVGAANNQLENRSVADLLAARGILWAPDFIVNAGGVIYLASAADVAGRAALDQRVTAIGETVRAVFDTAGRDGVTTLAAAERLAAERLSGGSEA
- a CDS encoding AEC family transporter, giving the protein MGGVLLGFGIIGFVILVGYIAARLQIGGPEAGFVLNRIAFFVTGPALLFTVLAQADIGDVFSVPLLVALISAVSMAAVYLVVNLVFWRDPLGRSTIGSMASGYVNANNIGLPVAVYVLGDAHYVAPLIVIQLVIFAPIGLALLDIESRGSASVGGILSQPIRNPLIIASLTGLVIALLGIDLPDAVLAPFELLGGAAVPLILMAFGMSLYGQKPFAANEGRSRIVVASILKAVVMPGVAWLVASLGFGLHGPELFAVVTLAALPTAQNIFNYASRYNTGVVLARDTVLATTLASVPVIVVIAALLA
- a CDS encoding zinc-ribbon domain-containing protein — translated: MLILFGTRRQATVVALVSFVCRFCSKDVPQRVLRVVNRFTLFFVPLFPVSTRFANECSNCGGTTDISREQADSAIAWAQANR
- a CDS encoding exodeoxyribonuclease III, encoding MRIATWNVNSIRARSGRVVDWLVNNEVDVLAMQEIKCRPHQFPLEAFEAAGYEVHLHGLNQWNGVAFASRLPMTDVVTSFEGMPGFGKPATPGPGGSGPEFDAAGLPLEARAIGATVDGIRLFSLYVPNGRAIGDPHFVYKLEWYARLEADVRTWLAAEPHLPLALMGDFNVAPFDEDMGDPSHIPGVSTHISPEERAAFASLEGAGLTDVVRPLVPTGYTFWDYKQLRFPRNEGMRIDFVLGSPAFAELVVGASIDREQRKGDAPSDHVPVVVDLDVEPAEDDDRPMIFG
- a CDS encoding LysR family transcriptional regulator, translated to MDVRRLDLLRELADRGSVHAVAAATHRTPSAVSQQLKLLEREAGLPLTERSGRGIVLTDAGRALAASAIDVAAAIARAEATWDEYIGDPTGHVSVATFPTAGQTFVPPAVAALARLPGLTVELTSRDADMTDFPSLTADYDIVIAYSLPGQRSWSGRGLRNIYLLSEPLDVVLPLGHRLAGKSELTPHDLVGEPWIGVPEQFAFDLLLHELEAVTQSEIEVVQRVSDNLITEALVAQGIGVAFTPRFTASGPEKGIVTRPLTGVEASRHVLMLLRPDKAERLAVRTVADEIRRQAVALEASHTPAEEPPLVGPRWV
- the pyrE gene encoding orotate phosphoribosyltransferase, with product MTDARERLIDFIKKDAVFHGDFTLTSGKKATYYVDMRRVSLDHRVAPLIGQVMLDLIADVPDVVAVGGLTMGADPIASAILHQGVAAGHAYDAFVVRKQPKDHGRGRQVEGPDLAGKRVIVVEDTSTTGGSPLAAIEALKKVGAEIAGVAVVVDRNTGAREIIESAGYPYFAALDLHDLGLE